A region of the Coxiella-like endosymbiont genome:
AAGTTTTCTTCGTAGCCATCAAATTGCTTTTCTTTTTTAAAATACACATCAACTACAAAAACGTGTGAGATAGAAATTCCTAGACATTTGCAAAAAGCTTCAACCGCCCTTTTAATTCCAGCTGAAACAACATACACGGATTTATCCCTATTTTGAAAAGTGGATATCACTTTCTCAGCATCTGGGGTTAAATTAACATAATTTAAATTAACATAATACTAATCTTCTAAACGAGCCACTTGCTCAGCTATAGGTCGGACAAAATCTAAGAGCCTACGATAAATATCGGCGGTAATTCCTTTGAGATTCATCTCTGTTTCTGTTAACAATTGGACATCAGAATCAACGTGATTGCTTGCTACTAAATAGTTCCTCAATGTGACTTAACGTGCCATCACAATCGAAGATCATCACAATCGAAGATAATACATCAAGCAGTTCTGTTAATTGTCAAATGGCGGGAAGCATTTTTCTTACTCTACCTTTTGGTAGAGCATTTATTGTATACTACTTACTACGTTTGACAAACAATAAGGACGTGATCAACAGTGCTGCCCGCTAGACTTCCCAAACCTCCTTTATATTCGCCACCGCGGCAGCAGCTGTGGGAGTCGGAAATATTTGGCGCTTCCCTTATTTAGCTGGACAAAAGGGCGGTAGCTTCTTTTTTTATATCTATCTTTTTTATATCTTTGTTTTGTAATTTTGTTAGGCATTCCTTTCAATGATCTCGAAAGTTTTATCGGGTCCCGTAGGACGCGGTAATCCAGCACTAGCCTTTACGAAATGTATCTTTTAAAATAAAATGGAGATTGTATTAGAAATTATTAGGTAGGTCTACTAAATAATAGCCGATTTTTTAATTTTAACCTACTAAGTCGCTATTTCAGCCTAGGTGTTAGATTACTTCATACGTGGTATCCTGGAAAAATTTCAAAATACCAAAGAACTTGTAGCTATTAATAATTTCAAGAATCTAAAAGACACCCATAGCAAATGTTTGTAAGTGACCATCATCATCGTCATAGCGACAATGTCCGTTATTATTTTAGAAATATAAAGCGGGAGGCTTGAACATACAGTGAAATTCAAGTTTCTCGCCTTAATTCCTTAATTATATAATATGTTAATTTTAGATATGTTAATTTTAGTGATTTATGGAAACTACCACTGGATATTTCCATCAGGCAGTTATTTTCTTCTTAAACAGAATTTTTAAAAAGTCACCGCCCGAGTTGCTTTATTGGCGTTAGGTCAGGCATTTTTTATACTTGAACATTGTCATAAGCATTATTATTATTATTTATTATTATTATTATTATTTTTCTTGCCTATTTATCGAAAAATATCTCCGTCATTAATTCTGTTCTTTCCGTTTCTTTCGCTGATACAGCTATTGCGCTATTATAGCAGGGTTAGTTATTTTTCTTATTATATTTTCGAATCACCTCATATTTGAGTTGAGGCTCAAGTTTAATTTTTCGTACCTTACCTTTGGTTTTCAGTCATATTCAGTTAGGAAATATTTTCAGTGCGTTATTTTTTCTTTTATTATTATAATTATTTATATCTTTTATCTCTACCATCTCTTTATTAGAACCGGCCGTTGCTTGGCTTATAGAAAATCATGGATTTTCACGTAAGCGCGCTATCACACTCTTAGGGTTCGTCTCTTGAATATTGAGTTTTGATACGATTTTTTCTTTCAATCACCCAGAGTATTTTTCATCTTTTCAATGTGACCTTCTTTCAAAGAATTGACTTCCTCACTTCCGATATCATATCCCCGCTAGTGGGCTCTTAATTGCTATTTTCACAAACTTGGGCTACGCTGCCAAGCACGTTTAATTTAACAAATTATGGGTTTGGAATCCTACGAATTTTTGGTTTCGTTGTTGGCGATGGAGTAAACGGTATTTCACGCCCGTTGCCATTGGCTTAATTCTATTAATGTCGTTAAGAATTTTATAATAGTCTATAAAATACTTTTACTTTTATTAGATAATATATCCCCTCGTGGTATTGGGCAATTTGATCACCCAAAATATTTGTTATTAACTGAGTGTTCCTATCTCGATCCAATCTTGGTTCGATCATTTAATTTTCATAATATGTTCTCCTGAAAGTATTAAAATAGTGCATTTCGTAAGAACGGGCATTAACAATATTCCAGTTTCATAATTGACTTCTCCTGTTTTTCCTCTGTTGAAGACGCCAAGAGCAAAGGCAAATCCCGTAAAAGAATTTGTAATTACCGGCATGATATTAGCCAGTCGTCATATTCATTTAGTACTAGATTATAATTAACATTTGGATGGTGACGATAAAGTTATTACTCATCAGGTCGAAAAAAATAAGAAACGTTTTTCGGGGTTTGAATTGGCTGATAAAACTATAGGTATTATCGGCTTAGCTAAAATTGAGGTTCAAGTGGCTAATACTGCTATTCGATTAGGAATGAACACCGTCAGTTATGATCCAGAGATAACGGTCCAGAATACTTGGGAATTGTCTGCCGATGTTATTTAAGCGGAATCAATATGAGATGTTCTACAAAAAGTGATTTCGTTACCGTGCACATTCCATTAACTTCACATACCCACCACCTTATCAATAAAAAAACCATCGCTCAAATGAAAAATAATGTCGTGCTCCTTAATTTCGCACGTGCTGAAATTGTAGATAATGAACCTTTATTAAAAGCATTATCTGATAATAAAATTAGAAATTATGTCTGTGATTTTCCTAGTGTATTATTTAAGAAATATTTCCAAGTAATCTACCTACCTCATCTTGGTACCTCTATCAAAGAAGCTGAAGAAAATTGAGTCATAATGATTTCTGACCAAATTAAGGATTATTGGGAAAATGGCTATATTCGACATTCCCTTAATTTCCCAACGGTAAAGCTCGAACAGACAGAGGGATATCGAATTGCCACCGCTAATAAAAATATTCCCAATATAGTTACCCAAATTTCCACTCTTTTATCTCAGGCTGATATCAATATTATTAATGTGATTAATAAATCTCGCGAGGAAATTACTTATACTATGATGGATGTTAACGCCAAAATTAACGAAATATTATTAAGGTTGCTTTATACAGGTTTCCCTTCGGCGATAAAATAGTTCTAAATTAAAGATAAAAAACTATTCGTCTTCCAAATAAGACTTAACCCATCGTTAAGTATCAAGAAATATTATTGGCCAAAAATCTCTGGTTTTACTTATTTTTAGTTTTAATTGAGGTTAAATTTTTTATACTTTCTGTTAAGAAAATGAATGCAGAGGAATATTAAAATGCCATCTGATACCCAAGAACGTCTTATTTCAACTTCTAATTATGGCAGTGTCGTTTCGGAAAGCGAGCGAATAAAAATTGCTGTTAATGATGAAATTACCATCGTGCATAAGTCCGACCTGTATGGTGACTGGAATATTGAAACTGTTGATTCCGAAAATTACTAGGGAAATGAGATTCAACTTTCAGTTTCAAGCTAAAATGATCGAATTTTTCGTTATATTTCCAATAAGATTACCGATACACTCAATAATATAACAAAATCTAGTAAGGCTCTAGCGGAAATGTATGTCAGCCGTTTAGCATTGTTAGAAGCCGTGCGCCGAGCTAGTTCAAGGGTGAAAATCTCAAACCCAATCCTATTTTCGCAAGAGAAACACAGATTCTCTAAAAAAGAGAGACTTACATCCGCGCATATTATGTTAGAAAGCATTTTTAAACTTCTCGGTGCTGCTTTTCTAGTCATTTATATTTATCAATCCGTTGTTGGTCTGTTGACTGAGACAATATGGATAAACCTTTGGAATATCCTTAGTAGTTGCTATTGATGAGCGAAGCTCTTGTGCCTTTAATCAGTCGATATCTGGTTCCCATTCAATTTAAATACGCCAACCGAACATTCGGGTGGGGCCCTACTTAATGAGGAAGAGTTAAATCGTTTATATTGGGATTCGGAAGCTATTAACATTTTTTACAAGAAAAAGTTAGTTTTACAGTCGATTTTCGAAATCTACCGGAGCAAGATAATTCAATCCAATGCCCTAGTGCCTATATGGCAACAAACTTCAGCTAAATTATCCACAGCAACGAGAAGAAAAAAATATTAAGTGTCCTCGCCACAGAGCTTTTCGATGCTTCTGCGCTAGCCACAGTTTTATTTGGTAATTTCACTTTGGGTTTTGATCCGCTTTAGAAGTTCGAATAGGTATTCTGGCTTTATCGGTTATGGTGGGAGCTGCGGGTGGTCTTTGTCTCAAAGGCTTAGCTTCTCGCTAATGTCACTAATCAGGCGCTAACCATTGGGGATGCCCAAGAATGGTTTCAATCGGTGGGTAGTCAATCGGGCGTGTCCCCTCTAAAGCGCACAGCAAATTGATGAGAGCGGCATTCAAGCATTTTTTTATTGTGGAGGGCAAGCTTACCTCTATTATTTGTACTCGCGCACAGTTTTTCAGTAGCAACTTCGGACGTGAGCTTGTTCATCAAAGGACTGCTTAGTATTTTTGTGATAGTAGGCGCTGCCTGGAAAACCAGGCATTTTGATATTCAAAAGATACGCGAAGCAATTACTAATTCTCAAAGTCATCTTTTTGATACACAAAATGCTTCTGATTCATGGGCAATCAAAGTCGTGAAATGGCTCACCGGAATTCTTGGAGCAAGTATTCATCCTAATAAACTCTGAATAAACTCTGAAAAGTGTTCACCCTGGATACTTTTTATGATTTGGGATTTTTCTTTCTAGCATTTGAAAGCCTACAAAACCTTTACACCCATGGCATTCTGCCTCGTTTTGCCGAAAGCGAATCTTCCCTTTCAACCCTATATCAAAATGCTAGAAGATGTATTTTTGAAATCGGATTTCACCATGGCGCTTTTATCCCTGGTTATTACAATTCTACAAACGCACCAATGTCACAAGACAGCAACGACGTATCTCAAAGAATTTTTTAAAGAATCGCGACCAAGATACTCAATTAGAAGAAAGAACTGAGAACTAACGAAGAGAGTTCTTTTCAATTTACTTATAATATGAGATAACTTTTTCCACCAATTCAGGCTCAAGAACGGTTTTAACAAAGGGTATAGTCAATTTACGTTTGGCAATCAACGAGGCCTGATCTAATTTATCCAATAAATTAAATAATAACGACATATCGCGTGGGTAGTGACGCAATAAAAATTGACCAACTTCATCAGACAATTCAAAACCGCGATCATGTGCACGCATTTGTAATGCTTTTATCTTTTCCGTATCACTTAAACCAACTACCTGAAAAACTAAATCCCAGGATAAACGCGAACGTAAATCGGCTAATTGGCAATTTAATTGCGGAGGAATATCCTTGCCTGCAATAATTAATTTTGACTCAGTGCTCTCGCGCGCCCGATTGTAAAAATGCAAAAGTGCTTCTTCCCAATCTTTTTGATTTAATACTGCGTCAATATCGTCGATACAAATGAGATGCTTTGTCTCCATAGCATGCAAAATTGCTGGTGTAAGTTGCGATATCCGCAAAGGTAAATACATGGTTTCGAGCGCACGACTATTCATTTCATGACAACAAGCTTGTAGCAAGTGAGTTCGGCCAACGCCTGGCTCTCCCCATAAATAAGCGAATGATTCCCCTTTATTTTCCAATAATTCGTTTAGTGCATGTAGGACCGTTTCGTTTTTACCCGGATAAAAATTAGCGAAAGTAGTTTCTTCTCGTAAATTAATTCGTAAGGGTAATTGATCTAACATTGCTAATGAAAAGGAGAAAAGTTTATTATCGTCCAAGAGTCGGAAACCGGCTGACTTGCTTTCCATCGATAAAATAAATTAGCCGCCTCTAAACCTGGTTGAGAGGAAGCACCTTCTGCGATAAGATGAGAAGTGGATTTTAGAGCTTTCACTAAATCCTCTAAATTGCCCGACGTTTTAATTTTGAGTAAAAGCATATCGGCATTCATGTCGCTGACCGATACTTTCATTACGGGTGATAAATGCTTTAAAAGCGATACCACGTGAACATAATCATTCAGAGTTTGAACGCCGGTCACTTCCATAGTAATCAGATTCTCCATGCCCTTACCATCAACAAAAGTAGCAAATTGATTCGCCATCATATCTGCCGCACGGTCGATACCATTCGTGATAACTTGAGTAACATCGGTGCCTGTTGTTTGCCATTCGTAAGGGGTACCGTTTAAAAATAACTGCCATTCTCCTTGAAGCTGGCCATTAGCGTCTACAACCACTGCACCTGCTAGAATAGAATTGACACCGTAGCGCTGCGAAATTATTTGTAATTGAGGATTGGAAAGCAAAGTAGAGGTAGATTGGGCCACACTGGTCTGGTCTTCCAGATCCATTGCCGGAAAAATAATAGGAAGACCCCGCAAAAATGCGACCTGCTTTATCGTGCGAATCGTTGGATTCTGGCTCTCACTGGCAAGTGTTTCGGATTGAGAACCATTGGGAACGGAAACCCAGACTATTGTCAAAGGTCGGCGAGCGCTCCAAATCGCTTGGTTCGCATTCTCCAGAAAATGCTTCATGGCCCGTTTATCGAACACAACCCGCAATAGTAGCTGCTGCCCACCCTTTTCGTCGGCTTTAGTCAGATAGCTATATTTTTCAACATAGTTATTGATTTTAGGCAATACATCTTGAATGACCGGTAAAGTCATTATCCCCACATTACCACTCATTCGAACCAGCACTTGTTCAAGAGCTTGCGGCAAACTTTTCTGGAACGTTTGGTGGGATTGATCACTAACGGCAATCGTTGCAATGCTGATATCACGAACCTCAATGGCCATCCCCTTATCTGTAAATAAGAGTACTACAAGTAGAACAAGTACAATCTTTGTTTTCCGAATAGCTATCATATAGTAATCTTGTAGTAATCTTGTGATTTAAAATTTTTCCAAAAGAAAAAATTTTTCCAAAAGAAAATTATACGATTTCTCCCTTCTATTTGTCTGCATTCTTTTGCTATCCTTTTCCCAATGTCAGAATCTAAAAAATCCTTGTCTTACTCCGATACCGGTGTGTATATCAAAAAAACGAACTTATTTGTAAATTCGACAAACCTATTGTTAAACGCACTCATCAGCCAGGTGTTTTAAGCGGCATATGGAGATTTGGCGGCTTATTCAAATTATTGAGTGGGTTATGAGAGCGTCCCTCCCGTCCTCGTTTCAAGGCAGATGGCATAGGAACAAATCGGGAAATGGTAGCAACTTGCAATCCATTATTGATGCAATATAAAACACGGTTTAGCAGTGGAAATACGAGGCATTATTAGTAACCATGCGGATGCGTACGGGCTGGAACGCCCTAAAAAATATCATATTCCCATAGAGGTTTCCTACAGAGGTTATTCCTCATAGCGACTTTGCCAAGTGTAGCAGTTTTGATCAGACTCTCCGGAAGGCTATTGATAAATATCAACTCAAATTAATTGTATTAACGGAGTTCATGAGAAAACTGAGCAGGAATTTTGTAAATTATTATGAAAGGACAGATGGTCAATATCGATCCATCCCTCCTTCCCAAATATCCCGGGCCTTGATACCCATGCACGCGTGCTCGGCGGCAGGTGATAGCGAACATGGCGTCAGTGTTCATTACGCAACGAAACGGGTAGACGGGGGGATTCATTATTTGCCACGCTAAGCTTTCGGCCTCACCCGACGATACTTTGGAAAGTTTGCGTGCACGAGTTCACGCCCTTGAGCATATTCTCTATCCCCAAGTTCTTTCGTAGATGGCAGCTATCCGACCCGCCTAACTCTGAAAAGGGACAAGGTCCTGTGGACAATGAAATGTTACATAAAACTGGAAAAGAGCTTAAAGTGACGGATGCTTTTCTTCTCGAATAACCTTTGCCTTGTGCGATTAAATCACTAAACAAGATTTTGGTCGGAAAACTCTTAAAAAAGGCCAGCAGAGTAGAATTGTCAATAGGCCCTAGTGTATAATTACTATTCATAACAATCAGTCACATAGGTAAACAGGCATGGTTAAGTCCGAACTTATCAATCATATAGCAGCACAACAAAAAACCCTCTCATTAAAAGATGTCGAACTCAGTGTTAACGATATTTTAGAGCAAATGAGTATCACTTTAGGCCATGGAAAGCGCATTGAAATCCGAGGATTTGGTAGTTTTTCTTTGCATTATCGTCCTCCGCGCAAAGCACATAACCCAAAAACAGGCGAACGAGTTTACACTGAAGCCAAATACACACCGCATTTCAAACCCGGCAAAGATTTACGGGACCGTGTTAATAACAATCGACATCGGTATCAAATCACTGAAATTAATATGATGGATGCTGATGGTGTTGTTGAATAGTTAACGCTAACGGATAAAGTTGTTTTCGCGAAATACCACTGATTTTCGTCGCTAAAGCTACCGCCTGTTTAAGCGGTAGCTCTTGGAGCAACACCGTTAATAAACGGTGATTTTCCTTGTTTATTTCTTTTGTCTTTTCCGGATGATCTCCCTCAACAAGAACCACAAATTCGCCCTTTTGTTGCTCTGAGTTTTCGCTTAGCCATTTTTTTAATTCCGATAAGGATGTAGTATAAATAGTTTCGAATTTTTTCGTTAATTCACGGGCTATCGTGGCCATACGTGCCGAACTGAAAATTTCGTTTAATAAACTAATCAAATTCTCAATCCGATGCACGGATTCATAAAAAATAAGGGTACGCGGCTCTGTTTTTAATGCTTCTAATTTTTTTCGGCGAATTTCTCCGTTGGAAGGAAGAAATCCCTCAAAAACAAATCGTTCGGTGGACAAGCCAGAGGCAACTAAAGCAACGATTCCTGCGCAGGCCCCAGGAATAGGAACCACTCGGATCCTCGCTTTTCGCACCGCACTGATTAATCGATAACCTGGATCGCTAATAAGGGGACTGCCGGCATCAGAAATAAGGGCGATATCGTATCCTTGCGTTAATTTCTCACACAGTAAAGCAGTCCGAGCGACCTCATTATGTTCGTGTAAAGACAGCGAAGTAGTATTTATTCCATGGTATTGCAATAAGCCTTTGCTGTGCCGAGTATCCTCCGCTGCAATTAAGTCAACCGCTCTCAGCGTCTCGATCGCTCTTAAGGTAATATCTTTCCGATTACCAATGGGAGTGGCCACAATGTATAAACAACCAGACAAAGAAGTGCTCCTTGACAGTCTTTCAGTCTACGATAGACTTTGCCCATGTGGCAAAAATTTTCAACTGCCTGCGTTTTCCTAATTCTTAGCTGCGCTCCCTGTTCGCTGGTTGTACAAAACGGTCCGTTACAGATATCAATAAGCGGGTATTTACGGCGTGGGTAAATAATTCGCATCCCTCTCTTAAAATTGCTTTACTCTTACCACTAGAGGGCCCTCTTGCTGAACAAGCAAATGCGATTCGTAATGGGTTTTTCGCCGCCTATTATCAAGCAAAGCAAACCTTAGAGCCAATGCCAACGATTTTGGTGTTCAATACAGGTTATAAAAATATTAACGCTGTTTACCAAAATGCTCTCCAAAAAGGGGCCAATATTATTGTAGGCCCACTTACTAAAAAGAATATCGTTGTACTTGTCAATTCTCACACGCTATCGGTCCCCACATTAGCTTTAAATACTTTAGCTAACGTGAGGAATCCTTATTTATTCCAATTTGGATTGTCCCCACTGGATGAAGCCACTCAAGCGGCGCTACGAATGTGGAATGACCAGCATACGCATATTCTTATGATCATACCGCAGGGAAGTTGGGGAAATGAAGTTGCTCAAGCCTTTCAAACACAATGGGAATCTCTGGGCGACAAAATAAGTGCACAATTAATTTATAAAGTTAACGCGAATTTAAACAATGAAATTCGTCAATTATTGAATATCGACAAATCGGAACTTCGGGAACGACATCTTAAGCACGTACTGTATGAAAAAATACGCTTTATTCCGCGTCGGCGAGAAGATTTTGACGCTATTTTTCTGGTTTCCAACCCTAGTCAGGTAAGACAAATTATTCCGTTGCTTCGCTTTTATTATGCAGGTGATGTTCCTATCTATGCAACTTCGGCCATTTACTCTCCCAGCGTAATTATCGACCACGATTTGGATGGAGTGATATTTGACGATATGCCTTGGGTTTTAGGTCCTGAACAATTGCCCTTATCCCTTCAACAAACTCAGGAACGAATACGTACACTCTGGCCAAATTCCTATAATCAAAACTCTCGCCTCTATGCATTGGGAGTTGATGCCTATCAAATTTTGCCTAAGCTACGTAAAATGACTTTAATTTCTCAATACCATACCAATGGCGCCACCGGCGTCTTATATTTACTGCCTAATCAGCAAATTTATCGCCAGCTCTTATGGGCAAAAATAATTAATGGCCAACCGTGCTTAATCAAATAATAATTAAAAAACTCGGTTATCTGCTCGTTTTACTCCTGATAATTTTTAGAGCTATGTTTTACTTAACTCAAAAATTGGTTTTAATGATGAGAAAATAGCTTGTCACTTTCTTAAAAAAACAAGGCTTAATTCTCATTGGAAAAAATTTTAGACATAAAATTGGAGAAATTGATTTAATTATGCCTCACCAATCAACTTTAGTTTAGTTTTTGTAGAAGTTCGCTACCATTATGCATCCCATTTTATGTGGATCCTTTGTAACTACTATTTCTTGCTACAAACGGCACCGACTTATTAAAACTTCTTTGTATTATCTACAAAACATCGGTTTACTGATAAGAGAGCTTGTCGCTTTGATGTCATCGGCATTGTTAAGAACTACCCAAATTACGTGGATAAAAAATGCAATTGAGGTAGAATACTGATTTTCCTTGAGGTAGAATACTGATTTTCCTTTGAGAGTGTTAATATGGACTTGTTTCAACGTATTAAACACAATTTCAATGAAAGCGTTCAAACTAAAATAACATCCGCTGAAATATTAGTCGATCCCATTGCTCAAGCAGGGGAGTTAATGGTTCAGTGTTTGCTTTCGAATCATAAAATTCTAAGTTGTGGCAATGGTGGATCTGCAGCGGATGCACAACATTTTTCATCGGAAATGCTAAATCGGTTTGAAGCAGAACGCCCGAGTCTTCCAGCTATTGCACTTACTACCGACGCCTCTACCGTCACATCAATCGCAAACGATTACAGCTACGACGAAATCTTCTCTCGACAAATTAAAGGGCTTGGAGCAAACGGCGATATTTTATTAGCCATTAGCACTAGCGGCCGTTCAAAAAATATTCTTAATGCTATAGATGCTGCTCATCAGCGTGAAATGAAGGTCATTGCATTGACGGGACGGGATGGAGGAGGAGAAATTGCCACTTTGTTAACTGCCAATGACATCGAGATCCGAGTTCCTGTAGAATCTACAGCTCGTATTCAAGAAACTCATTTACTGATTATTCACTGTCTTTGTGACATTATCGACCACCAACTATTTGAATCGGGCGAATAAAAAATCTCTGCTTCGCATGATTTTGAGGAGTTATTAACGATGAAAAAAATAATAATTTTATTAACACTTGTTTTTCTTCTTGTAGGCTGCGTTCCTGCTGCGTTAGTAGCAGGTGTTGCTAGTGCTACGCTCGCTGGGGCCGTGATCTATGATCAGCGAACTTATCGAACGATCAACCAGGATCATAATGCCCGATCGATCATCCAATACCGCTTAGATAATGATCCTCTCTTAAATGATCCTCTCTTAAAAGGACAGTCTCATATTACCATTTCGGTATTCAATAATATGGCGCTGCTCGTAGGACAAGCTAAAACATCCAAAATTCGCAATCGCGCTTATCAAATTGTAGAAAAAGCTTCACACATCCGACGAATTTATAACGAAATTACTATTGGAACCCCCTTTCTCCGGTACAACAAGCTGTCGATTCGTGGATCACTACTAAAATCCGAACGGCTATGTTAGGCAAGTCCGGTTTACACTCTTCTAATCT
Encoded here:
- a CDS encoding formyltransferase family protein, whose translation is MPHSDFAKCSSFDQTLRKAIDKYQLKLIVLTEFMRKLSRNFVNYYERTDGQYRSIPPSQISRALIPMHACSAAGDSEHGVSVHYATKRVDGGIHYLPR
- the rsmI gene encoding 16S rRNA (cytidine(1402)-2'-O)-methyltransferase, whose amino-acid sequence is MSGCLYIVATPIGNRKDITLRAIETLRAVDLIAAEDTRHSKGLLQYHGINTTSLSLHEHNEVARTALLCEKLTQGYDIALISDAGSPLISDPGYRLISAVRKARIRVVPIPGACAGIVALVASGLSTERFVFEGFLPSNGEIRRKKLEALKTEPRTLIFYESVHRIENLISLLNEIFSSARMATIARELTKKFETIYTTSLSELKKWLSENSEQQKGEFVVLVEGDHPEKTKEINKENHRLLTVLLQELPLKQAVALATKISGISRKQLYPLALTIQQHHQHPSY
- a CDS encoding phosphoheptose isomerase; amino-acid sequence: MDLFQRIKHNFNESVQTKITSAEILVDPIAQAGELMVQCLLSNHKILSCGNGGSAADAQHFSSEMLNRFEAERPSLPAIALTTDASTVTSIANDYSYDEIFSRQIKGLGANGDILLAISTSGRSKNILNAIDAAHQREMKVIALTGRDGGGEIATLLTANDIEIRVPVESTARIQETHLLIIHCLCDIIDHQLFESGE
- a CDS encoding DUF2066 domain-containing protein, which produces MAIEVRDISIATIAVSDQSHQTFQKSLPQALEQVLVRMSGNVGIMTLPVIQDVLPKINNYVEKYSYLTKADEKGGQQLLLRVVFDKRAMKHFLENANQAIWSARRPLTIVWVSVPNGSQSETLASESQNPTIRTIKQVAFLRGLPIIFPAMDLEDQTSVAQSTSTLLSNPQLQIISQRYGVNSILAGAVVVDANGQLQGEWQLFLNGTPYEWQTTGTDVTQVITNGIDRAADMMANQFATFVDGKGMENLITMEVTGVQTLNDYVHVVSLLKHLSPVMKVSVSDMNADMLLLKIKTSGNLEDLVKALKSTSHLIAEGASSQPGLEAANLFYRWKASQPVSDSWTIINFSPFH
- a CDS encoding BON domain-containing protein, which encodes MKKIIILLTLVFLLVGCVPAALVAGVASATLAGAVIYDQRTYRTINQDHNARSIIQYRLDNDPLLNDPLLKGQSHITISVFNNMALLVGQAKTSKIRNRAYQIVEKASHIRRIYNEITIGTPFLRYNKLSIRGSLLKSERLC
- a CDS encoding NAD(P)-dependent oxidoreductase, with amino-acid sequence MRCSTKSDFVTVHIPLTSHTHHLINKKTIAQMKNNVVLLNFARAEIVDNEPLLKALSDNKIRNYVCDFPSVLFKKYFQVIYLPHLGTSIKEAEEN
- a CDS encoding penicillin-binding protein activator translates to MRNGFFAAYYQAKQTLEPMPTILVFNTGYKNINAVYQNALQKGANIIVGPLTKKNIVVLVNSHTLSVPTLALNTLANVRNPYLFQFGLSPLDEATQAALRMWNDQHTHILMIIPQGSWGNEVAQAFQTQWESLGDKISAQLIYKVNANLNNEIRQLLNIDKSELRERHLKHVLYEKIRFIPRRREDFDAIFLVSNPSQVRQIIPLLRFYYAGDVPIYATSAIYSPSVIIDHDLDGVIFDDMPWVLGPEQLPLSLQQTQERIRTLWPNSYNQNSRLYALGVDAYQILPKLRKMTLISQYHTNGATGVLYLLPNQQIYRQLLWAKIINGQPCLIK
- the hda gene encoding DnaA regulatory inactivator Hda gives rise to the protein MLDQLPLRINLREETTFANFYPGKNETVLHALNELLENKGESFAYLWGEPGVGRTHLLQACCHEMNSRALETMYLPLRISQLTPAILHAMETKHLICIDDIDAVLNQKDWEEALLHFYNRARESTESKLIIAGKDIPPQLNCQLADLRSRLSWDLVFQVVGLSDTEKIKALQMRAHDRGFELSDEVGQFLLRHYPRDMSLLFNLLDKLDQASLIAKRKLTIPFVKTVLEPELVEKVISYYK
- a CDS encoding integration host factor subunit beta, with amino-acid sequence MVKSELINHIAAQQKTLSLKDVELSVNDILEQMSITLGHGKRIEIRGFGSFSLHYRPPRKAHNPKTGERVYTEAKYTPHFKPGKDLRDRVNNNRHRYQITEINMMDADGVVE
- a CDS encoding NAD(P)-dependent oxidoreductase, which gives rise to MDGDDKVITHQVEKNKKRFSGFELADKTIGIIGLAKIEVQVANTAIRLGMNTVSYDPEITVQNTWELSADVI